AGCCGCCACCCAGATCGGCGGATGCGGCTTTTGAATCGGCTTCGGGATGATCGAAACTGGCGGCTCGACGGTCCAGTACTTGCCGCGCATCGTGAACGGATCCTCGCGCCACATCCGCGGAATCGCTTCGACCGCCTCGGCCCATCGCGGCCGCGTGTCCTCGGGCGGCACGCCGAAGCCGAGCATTTCGTCCATGGTGGTCGCGCGGCCGGTGCCCAACTCGACGCGTCCGTTCGACATGATATCGAGCACCGCGATTCGCTCGGCCACGCGCACCGGATGATTGAACGGCAGCACCACGACGCCGTGCCCGATCCGAATCTGCTTGGTGCGTTGCGTTACGCAGGCGAGAAAAACTTCCGGCGCCGAGCAGTAGGAAAATTCGTTCAGGAAATGATGCTCGACGGTCCACACCGAATCGAAGCCAAGACGATCGGCAAGTTCGATCTGCGCCATCGTTTCCCAATACACGCGATATTCGTGATCGGGCCCGTGCGGCTTGATCGATTCGATTTCGTAGATCAGCCCCGCCTTCATTTTGCGACACTCCATTGGCGCAGGAACTCGCGCCCCTGGCGGCGTAGCGATTTGCGGAGATCGAAACGCGGCCCGTGCAGATACCATAGCATCGCGGAACCCAGGTAGCTCGAAAAAATCTGCGTCGCGGCCCATTGCGTGTCGAGACCGGCGTCGAATTCGCCGAGCGCCTGGCCGTGGGCGACGAACTTGCGGAAGGTTGCGAAGCCGTCGAGGTTGGCCTTGCGCATCGCGCGCAGCACGCGCGGTCCGATCTTGTGCGATTCGAGCGCGATGATCAGCAGCAGCCGGCTAACCCACGGATTCTTTTCGTTGAGCGCCGCCATCGTGTCGAACATCCTGAGGAACTCGGCGCGGAACTCATGCGCGGTGCGGGCCGAGGCGGCATCGCCGAACGCCAGGTTCCATTCGCCGAGCACTTTCGCGACGACCGCGAGAAAAAACGCCTCTTTGTCCGCGAAATGCCAGTAGAGGGCGCCCTTGGTCACGCCGGCGGCGCGAGCGATGCGCGCGAGCGAGGTGCCGCGATAACCGTACGACGCGAACAGATCCATCGCGGCGTCAATCAGCACCTGGTCGAGCGTGCCGCGCCGCCGCGAGGGCGGAGCTACTCGCGCCGGGGTTTTGCGAACCGGTGACAACATTGAACGAACGGTATGGTGGGGCAGAACCGCAGCCAAGGTCAAGCGCGCGTTTCAGGCGCTCCTTCGCGGATCAGTGCGCGCGGGCAGGCCCGCAGGCCGAGTCCGAACGATCGTTAGGCGATTGCCAGCCGCTAGTTATTGTGCAAGGAGTCGTCGGGCGCCTTCATGTTGCGCTCGAGGCACCATCGATCGATCACTTCAGCGTTAAAGCGCCAGTCGGTGCCAATCCTGAAACCTGGCAACTCGCCGCGACGCAGCAGCTTGTAAATGGTCGAAGGATGCACCCGCAAATATTCCGACAGCTCTTTGACAGTCATCACGCGGGGCAGTGTGTATTTCGCTTCCGTGGCCATATTATCTCCCGGGACGGCAGATCCCGAACGTTGCTTACCTGCAAAGACGGGCGGTTTATTTCGCATGCTATCCTCTCCACCCCCTACGCGCACCATGAGTCTCTTTACAATTCTCAAAATCAGTGATGATGGTCAAGCGCAGCTTTATCGGATTTTGGATACTCTTGGCTCGTTTGTTAAGTTTTACGCGACCGAATTAGCAGTGAAATCGAAGGATTTGGGAAGCAAACACGCTGCCAATTGGATCTAATGGCATTTTGCTCCGATTTGAACCCGAAATTTAGTTAATTGCGAACAATTTGCCATGTAAAAGCTTTTAAAAAGCTACAATTACCCGATCCTATCTCGAAACCGGAGCGAATCAGCGGCCTGCTTCGCACATTTCGGTGTATTTACTTGAGTCCCCGGACTTCGCTTCCGCTATCCTCATATCGTACGCGCGGCACCTTGACGCGTTGCGTTCGATCTGAGTGATCGGTCGCGGTGGCGTCGGATAGAATGGCTAGGTCTGCCGCCGGAGTGCAACTTGAATCTGAACATGAGAAGGTAAGCCGAGCACGATGAGAAGAGCAGTTACGGTACTGGTGGCGTTGGCGGTGATCGCATTCGTCGCGTATGAAGGATGGCAACACCTGCAATCGCGGCGCGCGCAGCAGGCCGGCCTGATCACGGAAGATATCCGCCACGACGGCGACCTCTGGAAGGCGGATTTCACCGCGCGTATCCCGGCGCCAGAGCAGGTCGTTTACGACGCGCTCCGCAATATCGAGAGCACGCACGGCGATCAGCTCAAAGCGGTGCGAGTAATATCGCAGAACGGCGACAATAAGGTCGTGGACATCGATCTCGTCGGCCCCGGCGGTCAGATCATCACGACCCGGATGGAATTCCACTACCTGCCGGCCGAGAAAAAAATCGTGTACCACACCGTGAACAATCCGTTGTTCGACACCCAGGCGGTGTACCAATTCGGTGACGAAGGCGCGAGCACGTTCATCGACTATCATCAGACCACCAAGCTGCTGCAGCAGATGCCAGTCCCCGACGGCGTGATCAAGCAGGTGATTCGCGCGATCTTTGTGGCGCAGCTCGAAGGGCTCAAGCAGGCGTTGCATATCAAGACGGCGGACCAGGCCGACACGAGCGACGATTGACGCGCCGGGTTCGATAGCATCGCGATGACCGAGATCGATACGCATTTCCTGAGCGGCGTCGAGCAGTTCAATAGCGGCGAATTTTTCGAAGCGCACGAAGAGATGGAAGAAGCGATGAACCTGCTCGAGGACGACACCCGCGACTGGGACTTCTACCGCGGGATGCTGCGCGCGTCGGTGGCGAATCACAAGCTCGGGCAAGGCGACGTCGCAGGCGCACAGTTGCATCTCCGCGCGGCGCTCAAATTCCTCGAACCTTATCCCGATCGCCATCGCGGGATTCGGCTCCGCGAATTTCGGAGCGCGTTGACGGCGGAACTCTCGCGCCTCGAATCCAGCGCAACCGGCATCGAGCCGCCGCGAATCGAGATGACAGGTTGAAGCACCTCGATAATTGAACCGATGCCTCGACTTGCCGCAGAATTCGTTACCTCCGCGTTCGCGCTCAGCGGATGGCCGCGATGGAATCGCGCCGAAATCGCACTCGCCGGACGCTCGAATGTCGGCAAGAGTTCGCTGCTAAACGCGATCGCCAACACCAAGGGACTCGCGCGAACGAGCAAGACGCCGGGGCGGACGCGATGCCTCAATTTTTTCGCCGTCGGCGACTCGATCGCGATCTGCGATTTGCCCGGTTTCGGTTACGCGAAGATGGGACACGACGAGGCGCGCAAAATCGCCGCGATGATGAACGAATATATCGAAGGCCGCGACAACCTGGCGGCGATCGCGATCCTGGTCGATTGCCGGCGCGGACCTCGGGACGAAGAACTCGCGCTGGCCGAGGGCGCGCGCGCTCGCGGTGTCGATGTGATTCCGATCGCCACCAAGTGCGACAAGTTAAAACGCTCCGAGCGCGCCGCCGCAATCAGGCGCTTCGACTCGATGGGCATCGCGCCGATTCTATGCTCGGCCACTTCGGCCGAGGGAATCGACGAACTCCGCCGGCGCATCCTCGCGCTGAAGCGGCGTACAACTGAGGACCGCATCGAAACGTGATGACGGCTGACGTTTCGGTAATCATTCCAACTTACAATCGCAGCGCGATGGTGCTCGAGGCGGTCGAGTCGGTTCTCGGGCAAACGCACGCGTCGTTCGGGTTGATCGTCGTCGACGACGGCTCGACCGATGGCACGTTCGAGGAGCTGTCGCGAATCAACGAGCAGCGAATGCGCGTCGTGCGAATCGCGAACGGCGGGCCGGCCGCCGCGCGCAATCACGGCGTCGCGATCGCGAATGCGCCGATGATCGCGTTTCTCGATTCCGACGATCTCTGGATGCCGCAAAAGCTCGAACGCCAACTCGCCTTCATGCGCGCTCATCATGATTGTGCGATATCGCAGACCGACGAAATCTGGATGCGCGGCGGTCGCCGCGTGAATCCCGGACTTAGGCATCGGAAGCGCGCGGGCGATATTTTTGTCGATTCGCTGCGCACCTGCCTGATCAGTCCGTCGGCAATGATCATGCGCATCGAATTGTTTCGATCGCTCGGCGGTTTCAACGAAATCATGCGCGCGGCCGAGGACTACGACCTGTGGCTCAGGATCTTGATGAATCACCCTGTGGGTCTGCTCGACGAAGCGCTCGTCACGCGGCGCGCCGGCCATCCGGGCCAGTTATCGGCAACGATTCCCGCTATCGATCGATTCAGAATTCTCGCGCTGACGAAGTTGCTCGCGGATGAGCGACTGGTCGGCGAACGGCGATTCGCGACGGCGGCGGTGCTCCGCGAGAAGTGCGGAATCTACGCGGGCGGCCTCACCCGCAGAGGCGAAATCGCGCGCGCGAAGTTTTACGACAATGTTCGCGAAGGTGCGCTCGCGTGGAGCGAGCGGCCCGATTCAGAACTGCCGCGCGCAATCGAAACGATGCGCGCCATGCTCACAAACAAAGCAGCTCAATCCGTCATTCCGAGCAAAGCGAGGAATCCCGTTTCCTCGATCAACGCATAATGAACGGTACGGAAGTCGAATCGCGGATTCGTGCCTTGGCGGCGGAAAAACGGCTCCCCGCGACGCATCTCGAGCGATGGCTCGCACTCGATCACGCCTCGCGCGCGCGATTGCTGGAAATCAT
The nucleotide sequence above comes from Candidatus Binatus sp.. Encoded proteins:
- a CDS encoding helix-turn-helix domain-containing protein, which translates into the protein MATEAKYTLPRVMTVKELSEYLRVHPSTIYKLLRRGELPGFRIGTDWRFNAEVIDRWCLERNMKAPDDSLHNN
- a CDS encoding DUF309 domain-containing protein, with the protein product MTEIDTHFLSGVEQFNSGEFFEAHEEMEEAMNLLEDDTRDWDFYRGMLRASVANHKLGQGDVAGAQLHLRAALKFLEPYPDRHRGIRLREFRSALTAELSRLESSATGIEPPRIEMTG
- the yihA gene encoding ribosome biogenesis GTP-binding protein YihA/YsxC; translation: MPRLAAEFVTSAFALSGWPRWNRAEIALAGRSNVGKSSLLNAIANTKGLARTSKTPGRTRCLNFFAVGDSIAICDLPGFGYAKMGHDEARKIAAMMNEYIEGRDNLAAIAILVDCRRGPRDEELALAEGARARGVDVIPIATKCDKLKRSERAAAIRRFDSMGIAPILCSATSAEGIDELRRRILALKRRTTEDRIET
- a CDS encoding glycosyltransferase family A protein; its protein translation is MTADVSVIIPTYNRSAMVLEAVESVLGQTHASFGLIVVDDGSTDGTFEELSRINEQRMRVVRIANGGPAAARNHGVAIANAPMIAFLDSDDLWMPQKLERQLAFMRAHHDCAISQTDEIWMRGGRRVNPGLRHRKRAGDIFVDSLRTCLISPSAMIMRIELFRSLGGFNEIMRAAEDYDLWLRILMNHPVGLLDEALVTRRAGHPGQLSATIPAIDRFRILALTKLLADERLVGERRFATAAVLREKCGIYAGGLTRRGEIARAKFYDNVREGALAWSERPDSELPRAIETMRAMLTNKAAQSVIPSKARNPVSSINA
- a CDS encoding TetR/AcrR family transcriptional regulator translates to MLSPVRKTPARVAPPSRRRGTLDQVLIDAAMDLFASYGYRGTSLARIARAAGVTKGALYWHFADKEAFFLAVVAKVLGEWNLAFGDAASARTAHEFRAEFLRMFDTMAALNEKNPWVSRLLLIIALESHKIGPRVLRAMRKANLDGFATFRKFVAHGQALGEFDAGLDTQWAATQIFSSYLGSAMLWYLHGPRFDLRKSLRRQGREFLRQWSVAK